One Phycisphaera mikurensis NBRC 102666 DNA window includes the following coding sequences:
- a CDS encoding circadian clock KaiB family protein translates to MKTSPSPAGQPAPPPAPGAGPARVRLTLFVGEASAATDAAVATLRRLVEDQPDAFELRIIDVHRQPEAAERHRVIATPTLIRELPPPVRRIIGDLSRHERVRVALDLTADLAENLTRGTQDPSPDPDPEA, encoded by the coding sequence ATGAAAACCAGCCCCAGCCCCGCCGGCCAGCCGGCGCCTCCTCCCGCTCCGGGCGCTGGCCCTGCGCGGGTGCGGCTGACGCTCTTCGTCGGCGAAGCCTCGGCCGCCACCGACGCGGCGGTCGCCACGCTCCGCAGGCTCGTGGAGGACCAACCCGACGCCTTCGAGCTGCGGATCATCGACGTGCACCGCCAGCCCGAGGCGGCCGAGCGGCACCGCGTGATCGCCACGCCGACGCTGATCCGCGAGCTCCCGCCGCCGGTGCGTCGGATCATCGGCGACCTCTCCCGGCACGAGCGCGTGCGGGTCGCCCTAGACCTCACCGCCGATCTGGCGGAGAACCTGACCCGCGGCACCCAAGATCCCTCTCCCGATCCCGACCCCGAAGCATGA
- the kaiC gene encoding circadian clock protein KaiC, with the protein MTRSLPDPVAAAATASPPYRTGDAAKPEDARHLPRVPSGVPGLDQLFRGGFPAERPLVVCGSAGSGKTVLCSQFLYHGAVHHDAPGVFVSFEEPPESLRENLLGFGWDVAKLESEGRWTFVDGTLEGEEEEEVLDGGFSLDGLRARVRHAIERTGAKRVAIDSLATLFMRFPHEGVVRRELACFCAMIRDAGATSLLTAELQHGEVEQTRFGVEEYVGDGVLILRHDLDDLQQRHRTLEVVKLRGGEHATGRFPFSIDRFHGVTAVSVGSLRLGQPSGGERIGSGSDALDEMLHGGFFRDSVTIVAGATGTGKTLTATQFVHGAHQAGERAVFLGYEESRSQLVRNAGSWGVDFEAMEKQGNLRIHCQYPESASLAQHLSGISDLLEEFRPQRLVIDSLSAFRRIGNEHAFRSFMISLTAIIKELQIAGLYTVTSDRLYGAPEATTQNVSTLTDSIILLRYLEDGGSVSRAIGVLKMRGSGHDPAFRRFSISDGGMSISDPVDENARPLSSRGG; encoded by the coding sequence ATGACCCGATCGCTGCCTGACCCCGTCGCCGCCGCGGCGACCGCCTCGCCGCCCTACCGCACCGGTGACGCCGCCAAGCCAGAGGACGCCCGCCACCTGCCCCGCGTTCCCAGCGGGGTGCCCGGCCTCGACCAGCTGTTCCGCGGCGGCTTCCCGGCGGAGCGACCCCTGGTCGTCTGCGGCTCGGCGGGCAGCGGCAAGACGGTGCTCTGCTCGCAGTTTCTCTACCACGGGGCGGTGCACCACGACGCCCCGGGGGTCTTCGTGAGCTTCGAGGAGCCGCCGGAGTCGCTACGCGAGAACCTGCTGGGCTTCGGCTGGGACGTCGCGAAGCTCGAGTCCGAAGGCCGCTGGACCTTCGTCGACGGCACGCTCGAAGGCGAGGAGGAGGAGGAGGTCCTCGACGGCGGCTTCAGCCTCGACGGCCTGCGGGCGCGGGTCCGTCACGCGATCGAGAGAACCGGCGCGAAGCGGGTGGCGATCGATTCGCTCGCCACGCTGTTCATGCGCTTCCCCCACGAGGGCGTCGTCCGCCGCGAACTGGCCTGCTTCTGCGCGATGATCCGCGACGCGGGGGCCACTTCGCTGCTGACGGCGGAGCTGCAGCACGGCGAGGTCGAGCAGACCCGCTTCGGCGTCGAGGAATACGTCGGCGACGGCGTGCTGATCCTCCGCCACGACCTCGACGACCTGCAGCAGCGGCACCGCACGCTGGAGGTGGTGAAGCTGCGGGGCGGCGAGCACGCCACCGGGCGGTTCCCCTTCTCGATCGATCGCTTCCACGGGGTGACCGCCGTCTCGGTGGGGTCGCTCCGCCTGGGGCAGCCCTCCGGCGGCGAGCGGATCGGCAGCGGGTCCGATGCGCTCGACGAGATGCTCCACGGCGGCTTCTTCCGCGACTCGGTCACGATCGTCGCCGGGGCGACCGGCACCGGCAAGACGCTCACCGCCACCCAGTTCGTGCACGGAGCTCACCAGGCGGGCGAGCGGGCGGTGTTCCTGGGGTACGAGGAGTCGCGCAGCCAGCTGGTCCGCAACGCCGGCAGCTGGGGCGTGGACTTCGAGGCGATGGAGAAGCAGGGCAACCTTCGGATCCACTGCCAGTACCCCGAGTCGGCTTCGCTCGCCCAGCACCTCTCGGGCATCAGCGACCTGCTCGAGGAGTTCCGGCCCCAGCGGCTGGTCATCGACAGCCTCTCGGCCTTCCGCCGCATCGGCAACGAGCACGCCTTCCGCAGCTTCATGATCAGCCTCACCGCGATCATCAAGGAGCTGCAGATCGCCGGCCTCTACACCGTGACCAGCGACCGGCTGTACGGCGCCCCCGAAGCGACGACCCAGAACGTCTCCACCCTCACCGACTCCATCATCCTGCTGCGCTACCTGGAGGACGGCGGCTCGGTGAGCCGGGCCATCGGCGTCCTGAAGATGCGCGGAAGCGGCCACGACCCGGCCTTCCGCCGCTTCAGCATCTCCGACGGCGGGATGAGCATCTCCGACCCCGTCGACGAGAACGCGCGGCCGCTCTCCAGCCGCGGCGGCTGA
- a CDS encoding sensor histidine kinase, which yields MDVDFIQLVRVNADGMLVLDEHGTIRHANPAAARLLGQPVEALRGEPFGVPLAPEEVADGEEPLPVEIGIHRPRHPERPRGTAQLRCAPCRWEGAPATLVSLRDVTEHKVLVEELRTRQRRLRTLSAALQQAHLVEQARVSTLVAEAVEQPIRAARAEARAAGPAEAGGGRAGLNGSAQRIVNYLDTALRAAAEAREELAPPALHEGGLAVATRWLGERYRQRHNLQVRVRVEPGFEEPADDRLRGFLFLAVRELLGNVVQHAATPLAEVVLAHDATRGLHRLEVSDRGVGYATTRPHDLDRSSRRPLRGLGLFNLQEAVTHRGGDFRIESGPGEGTRVSLRVPSDAMRSDPGAEAFAPAAAAAEAAGVP from the coding sequence TTGGACGTCGATTTCATCCAGCTCGTGCGCGTGAACGCCGACGGCATGCTCGTGCTCGATGAGCACGGCACGATCCGGCACGCGAACCCGGCCGCCGCCCGGCTGCTCGGCCAGCCGGTGGAAGCCCTGCGCGGCGAACCCTTCGGCGTGCCGCTGGCGCCCGAGGAGGTGGCCGATGGCGAGGAGCCCCTGCCGGTGGAGATCGGCATCCACCGGCCGCGTCACCCCGAGCGGCCGCGGGGGACCGCCCAGCTGCGCTGCGCCCCCTGCCGCTGGGAGGGCGCCCCCGCGACGCTGGTCAGCCTCCGCGACGTGACCGAGCACAAGGTGCTGGTGGAGGAGCTGCGGACCCGCCAGCGCCGGCTGCGAACGCTCTCGGCCGCGCTGCAGCAGGCGCACCTGGTGGAGCAAGCGCGGGTGTCCACGCTCGTCGCGGAGGCGGTGGAGCAGCCGATCCGGGCGGCGCGGGCGGAGGCCCGGGCCGCCGGCCCCGCCGAGGCGGGCGGCGGCAGAGCCGGCCTCAACGGCTCGGCGCAGCGGATCGTGAACTACCTGGACACGGCCCTGCGGGCCGCCGCCGAGGCCCGCGAGGAGCTGGCGCCGCCGGCCCTGCACGAGGGCGGCCTGGCGGTGGCGACCCGCTGGCTCGGCGAGCGCTACCGGCAGCGGCACAACCTCCAGGTGCGGGTCCGCGTGGAGCCCGGGTTCGAGGAGCCCGCGGACGACCGGCTCCGCGGCTTCCTGTTCCTCGCGGTCCGCGAGCTGCTCGGCAACGTGGTGCAGCACGCCGCGACCCCGCTCGCCGAGGTCGTGCTCGCCCACGACGCGACCCGGGGCCTCCACCGCTTGGAGGTGAGCGACCGCGGCGTGGGCTACGCCACCACCCGGCCGCACGACCTGGACCGCTCCTCGCGGCGGCCGCTGCGGGGGTTGGGGCTGTTCAATCTGCAGGAGGCGGTGACCCACCGCGGCGGCGACTTCCGCATCGAGTCCGGCCCCGGCGAGGGCACCCGCGTCAGCCTCCGCGTGCCCTCCGACGCGATGCGGAGCGACCCCGGAGCGGAGGCTTTCGCTCCGGCGGCGGCGGCGGCCGAGGCGGCGGGCGTGCCTTGA
- a CDS encoding aldehyde dehydrogenase family protein: MSPRPATPAGRLGVIRRFRRLLAARALPIARRVAAASPARPPGDAGAAEVLASEVLPLLAAARFLEREARFWLRPQKLGTRGRPLWLTGSRAVIHRVPHGLVAVIAAGNYPLLLPGVQVLQALAAGNDVALKPAPAGVEAARWLCELLGEAGLPPGALRVTGSAVEDAGPLLSGPDAADLVLVTGGERAAAAVAEACARRLVPCVIEASGCDAAFVLAGADLGLAASAVAWGLRLNGSQTCIAPRRVLVDAAVGEGLEAELCRALPAGRRVPVDPAAMAAAAPRIEAALAAGARAVRGSWTPGAADAEPYVIVDADPSMELLRTDSFAPVTAICAGLAGPDGLVDADAACPYALGASVFGPAREASALAGRLRAGVVVVNDLIAPTADPRLPFGGTGSSGHGVTRGAEGLIAMTRPRVLIRRGGAFRPHYLPPADADAPAFAALAAGLHGEGLLRRLRSLKAALPGLKAIADRGKAAGGSGSGAPLATEDAAPQEREAEAEAFARLG; this comes from the coding sequence TTGAGCCCGCGGCCCGCCACGCCCGCCGGGCGGCTGGGCGTGATCCGCCGCTTCCGCCGGCTGCTCGCCGCCCGCGCGCTGCCGATCGCCCGCCGCGTCGCCGCCGCGTCGCCCGCCCGCCCGCCCGGCGACGCCGGCGCCGCCGAGGTGCTCGCCTCGGAGGTGCTCCCGCTGCTCGCCGCCGCGCGCTTCCTGGAGAGGGAAGCGCGCTTCTGGCTGCGGCCGCAGAAGCTGGGCACGCGTGGCCGGCCGCTGTGGCTCACCGGCAGCCGGGCGGTGATCCACCGCGTGCCCCACGGCCTCGTCGCGGTCATCGCCGCCGGCAACTACCCGCTGCTGCTGCCCGGCGTGCAGGTCCTCCAAGCGCTGGCGGCGGGCAACGACGTGGCGCTCAAGCCGGCCCCGGCCGGGGTCGAGGCCGCGCGCTGGCTGTGCGAGCTGCTCGGCGAGGCGGGGCTGCCCCCAGGGGCGCTGCGGGTGACCGGCAGCGCGGTGGAGGACGCCGGGCCGCTGCTCAGCGGCCCCGACGCCGCGGACCTCGTGCTGGTGACCGGCGGCGAGCGGGCCGCCGCCGCCGTGGCCGAGGCCTGCGCGCGGCGGCTGGTGCCCTGCGTCATCGAGGCCTCCGGCTGCGACGCCGCGTTCGTGCTCGCCGGCGCCGACCTCGGCCTCGCCGCATCCGCGGTCGCCTGGGGGCTCCGCCTCAACGGCTCGCAGACCTGCATCGCCCCGCGCCGCGTGCTCGTCGACGCGGCGGTGGGCGAGGGGCTCGAGGCCGAGCTGTGCCGCGCGTTGCCCGCGGGGCGGCGCGTGCCGGTGGACCCCGCGGCGATGGCCGCCGCGGCGCCGCGGATCGAGGCCGCGCTGGCCGCCGGCGCCCGCGCGGTCCGCGGGTCGTGGACGCCCGGCGCGGCCGACGCCGAGCCCTACGTGATCGTCGACGCCGACCCGTCGATGGAGCTGCTGCGCACCGACAGCTTCGCCCCGGTCACCGCCATCTGCGCGGGCCTCGCCGGCCCCGACGGTCTGGTCGACGCCGACGCGGCGTGCCCGTACGCGCTGGGCGCCTCGGTCTTCGGCCCCGCCCGCGAGGCCTCCGCGCTGGCGGGCCGGCTCCGCGCCGGCGTCGTCGTGGTCAACGACCTGATCGCCCCCACCGCCGACCCGCGGCTGCCTTTCGGCGGGACCGGCTCCAGCGGCCACGGCGTCACCCGCGGCGCCGAGGGCCTGATCGCGATGACCCGCCCGCGCGTGCTGATCCGCCGCGGCGGCGCCTTCCGCCCCCACTACCTCCCGCCCGCCGACGCCGACGCCCCCGCCTTCGCCGCCCTCGCCGCCGGCCTCCACGGCGAGGGACTGCTCCGCCGCCTCCGGTCGCTGAAGGCGGCGCTGCCGGGGCTCAAAGCCATCGCCGACCGCGGGAAGGCCGCCGGAGGTTCGGGG